Below is a genomic region from Salvelinus sp. IW2-2015 linkage group LG18, ASM291031v2, whole genome shotgun sequence.
cYGTATAGTTATGAGTAATGGCATAAGATGTTATAAAACTAGTTGTAATTGGTGTTATAGATGACTGTTCATCCTGTTGTCATATGCTCTAATGTCAACTGTTAATAACAACTACTATTACACTGCATGACAATTTATGTCATATGTTATTACATGCTACATAAGTGTCTACATACCATATGTTGTAACTGGACTTTATATGGTgctttctataaataatggggccaatgtgtgacattgggatcaaCAATTCTAAATGGCTGAAACAAAAATCAATTTGATtttcatgcagttccacatgtaCTTCGAGGAATAAAAGtcaatatatgcaaattgccccATAACTCCACCTATACAACCACATAGGCCTAGCTCTATACATCatttaagcagggttcatacagacattggcaagtRaaattcaaggactttcagggaCTTTTTCAAGTGCTTAATTGTGAWTTTCAAGGacctcaatgttatacaattgtttaatttatatatggcctaatatagaaccccccccctcccaaaagcatgcaaaaagttttttttttttttaagtaggccATTACCACTTTAAAAATAGCGATTATTGTAAGCCTTGTRAATTATTATTACATTCTTaaatatgtgagaataatgtggacattgcctGACTAAATGGATGCATGCATGGGGATTGTTGTGGCCGACACAGGCACACATAGGAAATCCATGAATAGCAGTAGCATCACCATTTGAAACTCACCATTGCTGTTTTTATCATGAGAAAGTGACCAAACACCAGGTTCCTTTTTTAATGGATATATTTGTATGGAAAGCCAACTTGAAGCCAGCATTAGCTGTTGTCTTCCTCATAATAACTGCATGTGGTTTTACCGCAACAGAGTAGCACAACACCGTTCAATTGAAGTGCCGGGAAACAAATGAAAGTGTTTGTTTTCCTTTGAACATCATTGCACGTGCGAAAAAACAGCAGAAatgtacagttttttttatcaTGTAGCTTCTCAACTCTGCTTTGTcgactaaacaaaaacaataacattagCGGTGGGGCagacagtggcgctgtttccactactgtgtgtttgtgcacactCTCTAATGccatatgacatggttatgacaccCATCATTCCATTCAATGTAATAATGTGACACAGAGTTTGGTAAATGATATAACGCATGGTCATAACATCTGGAGTGTAGACACTTATGTAGCATGTAATAACATATGACATAAGTTGTTAGGCAGACTGTGTAATAGCCGTTGTTATTAACAGTTGACATTAGAGCATATGACAACAGGATGAACAGTTGTCTATAAAGTTTAAAGTATACTTCCCAGTCGAAACAGGGACATTTGAGGTTAGTCAAAGTTTGGTTGCCAAGGTCTACgcgtgattggtcaacagtagggattcttttgttgtcattcaacgaccTACAACTagcaaatgttttcaaatgttttcacttgagaaatactgcaccaaacatcttaattTGATGTCAAATTGCGTGATTAAGACCTCCTTGGcaattttttttagttttttttctaatCTTATGCCGTTACTCATAACTGTTTAAAATGTATGACATATGACAAATGTTGTAATGTGTTATATCAGTGTTTCTTAAACCAGGTCCTGGGGATCCAAAGAGgtgcaaatgtttgtttttgcctaggcactacacacctgattcaaatcattaAAGCTTGATGCAGAGTTGATCATTTTAATCAGCTGTAGTGTTAaggcaaaacaaaaatgtgcacccctttgggtccacAAGACCAGGATTAAGATAGACATGATAAAGAATGCATGAATAAGGGCACCTACAGTAAAGTGCTATCATTAAAGCTGGTGTAGGCTATAGACTAGAGRGATACCTTTCTACATCAAATTTTTTCATTTCTCTTGAAGATGCAGGGAAGAGGGCATCAAGGTAGCCTGTAGCGCCACCAACAACACCATATGCCATGCCTTCAAAGAAAAAGGTTTGGGAATTGAGCAAAACCATAACATTTCAATGCATTACAATGATTTGGAAGATGTGCTTTCACTTACAGTATGAATGTTATAAGGTTGTTTTTTATCTAAACATTAGGCTTTTATTTTCCTTTCTTGCAGGAAGCCATTTGGCAGCAGTATTGGTCCCTGCTACTGTTCTTCTTGTCACTTTTATTGTGATCATTTGCCTGTGGCGAAATAATAAATATTGTTTTGGTAAGTGTTTGGTCATTCTGCCAGTTGTAGGCTATGCTAAATCACCAAAAGGGGGCAGAAGAGGTTCTTCTCTAATTTAGTTAGTAAGGTGTTTGAAGAGCACAGAAGTCTGGCGTGTTGAAAAACTCCCTTTACAAAAATATCTGGTTTTGAGTCGTCCTTGAAATAGCATTGACATGTCTCCAATTTCCTTTGTTAGGGCCAAATGGTGGTTTGACAGAACTGCCCAACTGGAGTTCAGAGGTAAATATCTTCAATTTTTACAAGGGGTGGGTCTGAACCTGAATGGTTAAAAGCACATTCCagtcggtgtctattccacaagttatcaccggctaaatctatgacattaaaatgcctagttactctgttccatctgacatttttatggatatatacaaagaaatataaaTTGAAAAAAGCTAGTTTGCGGTCttcccagcttcagtttgaagtgattgtgttagctgtgttgttggctagctcctctgaacaacattgTCCTAATGAGAGcatattttctatgccaggcgaaatcgcgcctcGTTAACTCATGGATATATCCtcatagaaaacagcttaaataaatgcaaatgcagctgTCTGCACTGTTTGTCATGACTGTAAATGAAccgttgttggctagctagcaggtaAGTGAAAaaaatgttgccagccagtatggcaatggaacatttagaacaaacgaccagccggcttgggtagtaACCCTATATTTGTGTAGGGACTATATATTGTGGACTTCGtcttgggcctaacaacacccgtgccaatatatcctccaaacaccggcttcttgaAAGTGTCACAGTACTCCACTCTGTCCCTGACTACAGCCACCGCTTAAAACACAGACATGCATCTCTAGTGCTACATCACTGTTACATATCATGTCACCTATTATAATTAGTGAGTTAAATATCAATGATGAATgtgttttacatgtatttatttttttgcaggaAATGCAGCCACTGAGAGGTAAGAACATCATCAATGTTACTACTGATGTGTGCCATGTGTGCTAATATGAACATTATGTATGTCATTTCCAACTAAYAATTACCCATAATCCCTCTTTCTTCTTTGGTTGGTTTCAGGTGTTAATCTCTGGCCACACCTCCCAGACATCGCTAAGACCTTGGGGTGGAAGGACATGAAACAGGTGGCCGAGAGCAGTGGGATGACGCATACCACCATAGAATCCCACCAGCTGAACTTTCCCAATGACTCCCAGGAGCAATGCTCCAGCCTACTGAGGGCCTGGGTGGAGAAGGAGGGGATGACCACAGCCTCTGAGACACTGGTCCAGACTCTACTCCGCATGAAGAAAAAGGTCAAGGCAGAGGATATCGTGGCTATCATCAGCAACAAGGAGGATGACGTCACAGGAAACAACTCAGGATCAGGACAggtgtagatactgtatgtacagtatggtcAAACCACCGcctttaaccatggaaagatgaccggGAATATGGCCAAATATAAACAGTGTATTTATTCCCTCCAGAAGGCAATCAAACATGTGAAATGTCGTTATAggaacaaagtggagtcgcaattcaacggctcagacacaagacgtatgtggcagggtctacaggcaattacggactacaaaaagaaaaccagccacatcatgTACACCGACATCtttcttccagacaaactaaacaccttctttgcccgctttgaggataatacagtgccatcgATGAAGCCCGCTACCAGGGACTGCGggccccccctctccttttccgtggccgacatgagtaagacatttaaacgtgttagcCCTTGCAAGGCTGTTGGCCCAGATGGCATCAGGatggtcaccattgttcctggactttcagggtgtgtgctcagccccctcctgtactccctgttcacccatgactgcgtggccatgcacacctccaactcatatcatcaagtttgcagacgacacaacagtagtgggcttgattaccaacaacgacgagacagcctacagggaggaggtgagggctcacGGAGTGTGgagtcaggaaaacaacctctcactcaacgtcaacaaaacaaaggagatgatcgtggacttcaggaaacagcagagggagcacccccctatccacatcgacgggacagcagtggagaaagtggaaagttttaagttcctcagcgtacatatcacggacaaactgaaatggtccacccacacagaaagtgtggtgaagaaggcaacaacgactcttcaacctcagtaggcttgtcacctaaaaccctcacaaacttttacagatgcacaatttagAGGTGGGAcagctaaacagccatcaccaacacagagaggctgctgcctacatacagactctaatcattggccactttaataaagggcgatcactagtcactttaaccatgtttacatatcttacattatttaactagacaagtcagttaaggacaaattgttatttacaatgatggcctacaccggccaaacccagacgacgttgGACCTATTGTGCACCgacctatgggactaccaatcatggccagttgtgaaacagcctggatttgagtgtctgtagtgacgcctccagcactgagatgcagtgccttagaaacACAAtaatttcgctacacttgcatttacatctgctaaccatgtttatgtgaccaatacaattttagtAGTAGTATTCATGCAAGTCAAGATGCCAGTATAGCTGGGTTAAACAGTCTCTTGAGGTTCAGTTTCATCAGTAACAGGTAAGACCTCTGTTGTTGCAGGGACGAACTCACCCGAGTCCTGATGAGATAAAGCCATCAGCAGCTTCATCCTGTGCTGTGACTCCTTGAGCTGTTGAATTCAGTAATTGGTCCACATTTGTGCGCCAGATCATGTTGGGGCctacattcacagtgtaggtcaAGGGTCCTGTCTTTGACACAATCTCGCCAGCTTGCCATTTCTGGTTTGGGCTCTTGTAGTTTCTGGCAATAACTTCCTGTCAAATGTCAAAGGTTCTGAGTtgcgtttgtttttgttttggggaACACTGTTTCTGTTGAATGTGTCAGCAGGTTTGCAGGTAGCAAACGGAAATAAAATTACATTGTACATTAGAATAGTtaaatccttctctctttcccaagTCAAACgtatccctctctacctccccagTTTCTCTCCCCTTTACACCAGCCAAGCCAAGCTTCTCTCAACCTCCCATGCTTGTCCACCCAAGCCAAACTTGGCCTTATTTCTCATTCTTGGCCATCCTTGCCCACCCTTACCcacccaagccaagcttgtcccaacctcccatattttcccactctctcttcctctcagacacacaaacattcacccacacacacacttacctacactcacacacacacgcacatacatatAGAAGTTATTGACATACATGCTATATCATCCCATTTGAATTGTCTTCAGTGTCCATGTAGCCTCGGATATTTCTATCATTAATTCATCGAGCAGAACAGTTACTTGGGAAAGTCTAGTGTAGATTGGGGGAGAGGAATtagggggcggcagggtagcctagtggttagagtgttgggctagcaacccgaaaggttgcaagttcgaatccctgagctgacaaggtacacatctgtcgttctgcccctgaacacggcactgttcctaggccgtcattgaaaataagaatttgttcttaactgacttgtctaataaaatacaaattaattaataTTGTCTCAATTTATGATAAACTGGTTTTAGGCATCATTGTATCTAGCCTAAATTGTGCTCACCACTTTTTCCCCGCTTCATTCTCTTCTCAGTAAATGGGACTCTCCTTGTTGAACTAGAAAGGTTTCTTGCAGCTTGATTTGGGCTTCGTCGGCGCTTGTGAATTCCATCCTTTACCTTCCCTTCCATACCCACAGCACTGATGGGAAGCGGAGCTGAGGTTTAATCCCTTTTTCCTCCAGTGACTGTCTGATCGGGATGTAATCCATGCGTCTTTTTCTCAGCTTTGCAGTCGGGTCCTGGAAGAATCGAATAGTCTGGCCGTGGATTTTAATTCAGTTCATCCATGTATCTATAACATGACACCTCAACACACACCCAATACACCACATCTCCTCACCTCCTACTTAAAGTGTCACCATTATGAGCAACAGTTGTGAGAAGGTACTTTGAGCCACTAGGTGACAACTGCTGGGTCAGGGTGTCACCCAGTAATAGTTCTGAACCTCTTACAACTGGTGGTTCTTTTGGTGTTGCTTTACTCAACTGTAACTGATCTGTGTGCCTTTTCCAGATGACGTCCTCTGCATTCTGGACAGTGTGGTACACATGACCAGTCTGAGAAATGAGTTTAGCATGAACCCACTTTGGTCCGCTGAGGTAGTTTCTTGGGACTCTAGCTGCAGACACTAACTTGCGATGCGCATCCACGGACACAAGAAACATTCTGTCTTTGAATGGACCTGCaaagttgatgtgtgtgtgttgccatgcCTCCTCCGACCAATCCCACAGATGAAGAGGTGCAAGTTGAGGTATGTTGCGAACCTTCTGACGAGGATTTTTTTTATAGCTTTTTCCTCGATGCTTACATCAAAAAGACGTCATGAACAATATGTGTTAATCTGGTTGTGATCTGGATAAAAGACGTCCCGACGAGATTTCAAATCGAAAAATACGTCTTTATCATGTTGTATGCCCACTGGGTGGTGTATGGTTGTAGGCAGTTTATATTTGTCATGCAGCCAGCTATTGTAATTTTGCAAAGGTCTTTGTTGAACTGTTTTCCATTGAGTCAATGCATTTTGTTTATATGATGTATACTGTAGTCATAAAGATGGGCCCTATTTTATTGAAAAATACAACAACTATAGCCAATAACTGTATTTCACAACACCACTTCACATCTCTTTTATTCTTAGAAATGTGCGCTGCATTGTAGGCTATTCTGTTGAAATGCAGGCCAAATTATGGAAAATAGCCAAATAAAGTCAGTCATGGgagaattaaaaataaaaatgacaggGTATAGGCCTACAATGTTTGTCTCCATTATGTTTTTCCTGGCTCTACAACTTTCATACCTTTAGTCTGAGGGAGATTTCAAATCCACTATTAATTAACAACTTTCATtagtcaaaatgacacaacttcaGGGCATATAGGCAGTTGTATCAATGGTAGGCTACAATGCAGTTTACAGGGGAAGTGCCAAATAGTTGTTCAACATCTCAAAGGCTAACAGTTTATTTGGCATTTCACTGTGCATACTTGTAATTTTAGTTAATGTTGAAGRTCTAttaaaaatgtgtacattttgaaAGGGCGCTTCCATTCTCTTTATTTTGTGGTTCCATCCTATCTACTGTAAACACAACCAAAATGTTTCATGAAGTAATTACAAGAGTCAAAGTTACATGAACTGTGCAGCTATTTATCCCTTTCAGGATACATCATCTGACCTAATACCCCACTACAATAGTGATTATCTTTGACTATCATTGACACTAAGTAAAATGATTTGGGCATTTGCCATTTGCCGAATCAAATTCTTGACAGATACAATGCAATCAGTGCTATGTTTGGTTATCGGAGAAGGTTGCATTCcctcaaaaacacattttcaaaaggTTATCTTACTTCCTTCCATGGCACACAGTTCAATATTGTGTCAACAGTGAGTCACTCTGCTCTCTTTATATTTAGAGGGGCAGACTGCTGCCTCAAGAAGGTTCACAGAGTTAACACATGGTTGTGTTTCATGATTCTACTGAATCAACTTGCAATGCACAGCAAAAAAGTACACAATAGCAATACCCAACAGCAACTTGTTTGAAGACGTAAAAGAGCTCTCAAGCTGAATAGCTATGATATCCAATATAAAAGTTGCAATGACATTTCATAGCATATTTTTTAT
It encodes:
- the LOC111978817 gene encoding tumor necrosis factor receptor superfamily member 6 codes for the protein MNKYTFLYILCILCTVRLTTPFKAERSSQDILITRKLQSKRQICQDGTYQHEGMECCLCAAGQHLESHCSVSPEDGTCVYCEEDRTYNSEPNSLDSCEPCTSCDPKANLEVEXRCTIFKDSVCRCQQGHYCNKGKEHCRACYPCTICREEGIKVACSATNNTICHAFKEKGSHLAAVLVPATVLLVTFIVIICLWRNNKYCFGPNGGLTELPNWSSEEMQPLRGVNLWPHLPDIAKTLGWKDMKQVAESSGMTHTTIESHQLNFPNDSQEQCSSLLRAWVEKEGMTTASETLVQTLLRMKKKVKAEDIVAIISNKEDDVTGNNSGSGQV